The genomic window GGCCTGAAATGTCAAGTCGCAGGAACTCTGGAAGGTCGGTCGGTCAGGATGTTATCCGGCGGTCCGGCGGCACCCATCCACGTGCGTTTAGCTTGACACCATCATCAGGTAGTTTTTAGGCGGACTTGTGCGGCCGCTCATCATGAAGCGGTTTTTGCAAGTTGCCGTCTGGTCGTACGCCACGGGGGCAGGGCTCGAGACTGGAGGCTCGGCCTCATACAGTACGCAAATGGAGCCGTCCTCGCCGATGCGGTACGACACTTCGTAGGGGTCCACCCAAAGCGTCAGCTCCCGTGGTAAGAGAGAGAAAAGCTGACCGCTGGTCAGTCCGATATGGCCGGCCGCTTGGCCGATCAGAGGGTCCATTTCATGATTGATCCGTATGCAGCGATATCCAGATCCCTTCTGTGGCCTGTCGGGGAACCA from Garra rufa chromosome 7, GarRuf1.0, whole genome shotgun sequence includes these protein-coding regions:
- the LOC141339166 gene encoding protein BTG2-like; this translates as MTHGIGAEMIPEVSAAAGFVCRLLRSRGRLSDAQLQVFRDCLAQALSEHYQHHWFPDRPQKGSGYRCIRINHEMDPLIGQAAGHIGLTSGQLFSLLPRELTLWVDPYEVSYRIGEDGSICVLYEAEPPVSSPAPVAYDQTATCKNRFMMSGRTSPPKNYLMMVSS